In candidate division WOR-3 bacterium, one DNA window encodes the following:
- the cdd gene encoding cytidine deaminase: protein MVRLSLVQFAPKVGDKDGNLSNIRELASKATGDVVVFPELATTGYAYPSKKSIMPFSDDFGEDNETASTFKKLSFEKNCMIVAGFAEKSGECVFNSAGIFTPDGEISVYRKLHLFSREKSIFTQGDTPPPVIFFKGTLFCVLICFDWFFTELFRLRTLDGVQVFIHCANLVLPWCHTAMKERAVTNRVFVATANRTGREREGTDDYEFTGQSQIVDVSGTVISSLDQEEGLLEADIEPSLALDKNVTGTNNIFNDRRADIYSIKWSDEFAGIREDLSAKAHSAKEFAYAPYSGIKVGAAIEDDRGKVFCGCNVENASFGLTICAERTAVSAMIISGGKLIKNLCIASDEGLVPCGACLQVIAEFSEDPSIITINKNGERKTWKLSELYPVKFSKENLLH, encoded by the coding sequence ATGGTGAGATTGAGTCTCGTCCAGTTCGCCCCGAAAGTCGGCGACAAGGACGGCAATCTTTCTAATATCAGAGAATTAGCATCAAAGGCCACTGGAGACGTCGTTGTATTTCCTGAACTTGCTACTACAGGTTACGCATATCCGAGTAAAAAATCAATAATGCCCTTTTCCGATGATTTTGGAGAAGATAATGAAACTGCTTCGACATTCAAGAAGCTTTCCTTTGAAAAAAACTGCATGATAGTCGCAGGTTTTGCTGAAAAATCAGGTGAGTGCGTTTTCAACTCTGCGGGAATATTCACTCCGGACGGCGAAATTAGCGTTTACAGAAAACTTCATCTTTTCTCGAGAGAAAAATCCATTTTTACTCAAGGTGATACACCTCCGCCAGTCATCTTTTTCAAAGGAACGCTTTTTTGTGTTCTCATCTGCTTTGATTGGTTTTTCACCGAACTTTTCAGACTGAGAACCCTCGACGGAGTTCAGGTTTTTATTCATTGCGCAAATCTTGTTTTGCCATGGTGTCATACTGCGATGAAGGAGAGAGCCGTGACAAACAGGGTTTTTGTGGCGACGGCTAACAGAACCGGACGGGAAAGGGAAGGAACGGATGATTACGAGTTCACAGGACAATCCCAGATTGTAGACGTATCAGGCACGGTGATCTCGTCTCTTGATCAAGAAGAAGGACTTCTCGAAGCAGACATAGAACCGTCTCTGGCACTTGATAAAAACGTCACTGGGACAAACAATATTTTCAACGACAGACGAGCAGACATCTATAGCATCAAGTGGTCAGACGAGTTTGCCGGAATCCGGGAAGACCTCTCTGCGAAAGCTCATTCTGCAAAAGAATTCGCTTACGCTCCGTATTCCGGCATAAAAGTCGGAGCCGCTATCGAAGATGACAGGGGAAAAGTCTTCTGCGGATGCAATGTCGAAAACGCCTCATTCGGCCTCACTATATGCGCGGAAAGAACAGCCGTTTCGGCCATGATTATTTCCGGCGGAAAATTGATTAAAAATTTATGCATCGCCTCGGACGAAGGACTCGTTCCTTGCGGAGCCTGTCTTCAGGTCATCGCCGAGTTTTCAGAAGATCCCTCTATAATAACAATAAACAAAAACGGGGAAAGAAAAACATGGAAACTTTCAGAACTTTATCCGGTAAAATTTTCAAAGGAAAACTTGCTGCACTGA